A region from the Arcanobacterium buesumense genome encodes:
- a CDS encoding metal-dependent transcriptional regulator, whose amino-acid sequence MSELMDTTEMYLKTIYELVEEGVPPLRARIVERLGQSGPTVSETVARLERDGLIKLDDRREITFTPAGYARAAAVVRRHRLAEVLLLNVIKMPWEQVHNEACRWEHAISEQAAEHISELLGQPETDPFGNPMPSADPQPEDMRCGCDDGLVPLNHESVVGKKVVIARIAELIQVDEEGLADLSDLGVVPGAEGVVSADDMTVIDLGGTRVAVPDDLANHVYVALK is encoded by the coding sequence ATGAGTGAACTAATGGATACCACCGAAATGTATCTCAAGACGATCTATGAGCTTGTTGAAGAGGGTGTTCCGCCGCTTCGTGCGCGCATCGTTGAGCGTTTGGGGCAATCGGGTCCCACTGTTTCCGAAACCGTCGCACGTTTGGAGCGTGACGGTTTAATTAAGCTCGATGACAGACGTGAGATTACCTTTACTCCAGCAGGATATGCACGCGCTGCAGCGGTTGTGCGCCGGCATCGATTGGCGGAGGTATTACTTCTCAATGTTATTAAGATGCCGTGGGAGCAGGTTCATAATGAGGCCTGCCGCTGGGAGCACGCAATTTCTGAGCAAGCTGCAGAGCACATTAGTGAGTTGCTAGGTCAGCCAGAAACAGATCCTTTTGGTAACCCGATGCCAAGTGCTGATCCGCAACCAGAAGATATGCGTTGCGGTTGCGATGATGGGCTTGTGCCACTTAATCACGAATCGGTCGTTGGGAAAAAAGTGGTTATCGCCCGTATCGCGGAACTCATTCAGGTTGATGAAGAAGGTCTGGCAGACTTAAGTGATTTAGGTGTTGTGCCAGGTGCTGAAGGTGTTGTGAGTGCTGACGATATGACTGTTATTGATCTTGGTGGTACGCGGGTTGCGGTGCCGGATGATCTGGCCAACCATGTTTACGTCGCGTTAAAATAA
- a CDS encoding NCS2 family permease, protein MKSTTGAAPVKQPVAESASSSFLDAYFNISQRGSSLMQEVRGGIVTFFSMVYILVLNPIILSGPDSTGAYLGGGTEPNIPAIAAATSLIAGVMSILMGAVANFPIALAAGLGLNGMIAGFVKIPGMTWADGMGIVVIEGIVIVLLVLTGLREAIFRAVPKFLRSAISVGIGLFIAFIGLVNAGIVRPGVGTPVSFAVNGSISTWPLVVFVIALLTIIILMIRNIKGALLIGIVTGTVLSIIIERFAHLGNVGPENPGGWGLTVPALPGSPIQTPDFSTLGQFSLIGPFQKVGIIAVVVLTFSIMLADFFDTLGTMVAVGTEANLVDETGQVPRTRQILLIDSLGVIAGGMGGVSTNTSFVESSTGVAEGARTGLASIVTGVAFLLATFLAPLFSVVPTEAAAPALVVVGFLIMQQVAEIPWQDLRVAIPSFMAIVFMPFTYSITVGIGIGFIVYVIVEMVLGNAKKVHLLMYLTSLIFVIYFALEPITRILGVS, encoded by the coding sequence GTGAAGAGCACTACGGGAGCTGCCCCAGTAAAACAGCCTGTTGCGGAATCTGCGTCGTCGTCCTTCCTCGATGCTTACTTCAATATTTCCCAGCGAGGTTCCTCGCTTATGCAAGAAGTCCGTGGCGGTATCGTCACTTTCTTCTCGATGGTCTATATTCTCGTTCTCAACCCCATCATTCTTTCTGGGCCAGATTCAACTGGCGCTTATCTGGGTGGTGGGACTGAGCCAAATATTCCCGCAATCGCAGCGGCAACCTCGTTAATTGCTGGCGTGATGAGCATCCTCATGGGTGCAGTAGCTAACTTCCCAATCGCGCTTGCTGCTGGTCTTGGCTTGAATGGAATGATTGCTGGATTCGTTAAAATTCCAGGCATGACGTGGGCAGACGGCATGGGTATCGTCGTCATCGAAGGTATCGTTATCGTCCTTTTGGTGCTCACCGGATTGCGCGAAGCAATTTTCCGGGCGGTACCAAAGTTCCTTCGATCGGCAATCTCGGTTGGTATTGGTCTGTTCATCGCCTTCATCGGGCTAGTCAATGCTGGAATCGTCCGGCCAGGAGTTGGTACGCCAGTATCCTTCGCAGTTAACGGTTCTATTTCAACGTGGCCGTTGGTGGTTTTCGTTATTGCCCTATTAACCATCATTATTTTGATGATCCGAAACATTAAAGGCGCACTTTTAATCGGTATTGTTACCGGCACGGTACTGTCGATTATTATCGAACGATTTGCGCACCTAGGAAACGTCGGTCCAGAAAACCCGGGTGGATGGGGATTGACAGTGCCAGCACTGCCAGGAAGCCCAATCCAAACACCAGACTTTTCTACCCTCGGCCAGTTCTCATTGATTGGGCCATTCCAAAAAGTCGGTATCATCGCCGTCGTCGTCTTAACATTCTCCATCATGCTTGCCGACTTTTTCGACACTCTTGGAACGATGGTTGCGGTGGGAACTGAAGCAAATCTTGTCGACGAAACTGGGCAAGTTCCACGCACCCGCCAGATCCTTCTCATTGACTCCTTGGGCGTTATCGCCGGTGGAATGGGTGGCGTATCGACCAATACCTCCTTCGTGGAATCTTCGACGGGTGTTGCTGAAGGAGCGCGTACCGGATTAGCGTCAATCGTTACCGGAGTGGCATTCTTGTTGGCAACTTTCCTCGCTCCACTATTCTCTGTGGTGCCAACTGAAGCAGCCGCGCCAGCCTTGGTTGTTGTTGGCTTCCTGATTATGCAACAAGTAGCAGAAATTCCATGGCAGGATCTGCGTGTAGCTATTCCTTCCTTTATGGCTATTGTCTTCATGCCTTTTACTTACTCGATCACCGTAGGTATCGGTATTGGCTTCATCGTTTACGTGATTGTGGAGATGGTGTTGGGCAATGCTAAAAAGGTTCATCTGCTCATGTACTTAACGTCGTTAATTTTCGTCATCTACTTTGCACTAGAACCAATCACCCGTATCCTTGGAGTGAGCTAA